In the genome of Hymenobacter cellulosivorans, one region contains:
- a CDS encoding UDP-glucuronic acid decarboxylase family protein, whose product MSDKKRILITGGAGFLGSHLCDRFLKEGYHVIAMDNLITGDLANIEHLFGREDFEFHHADVSKFVFVPGKLDYILHFASPASPIDYLKIPIQTLKVGSLGTHNLLGLARVKGARMLIASTSEVYGDPEIHPQVEEYFGNVNPVGPRGCYDEAKRFQEAITMAYHNHHGLETRIVRIFNTYGPRMRLNDGRVLPAFLSQALRGENLTVFGDGSQTRSFCYVDDLIEGIYRLLLSDYALPVNIGNPDEITIKEFGEEIARLMGVEFKPTYQELPQNDPMKRKPDITKAKEILGWEPQVDRAEGLRRTLEYFKEHVQVTAAGQVDNTPRTF is encoded by the coding sequence ATGTCTGATAAAAAACGCATTCTGATTACTGGTGGCGCCGGCTTTCTAGGTTCCCACCTCTGCGACCGGTTCCTGAAGGAAGGGTACCATGTCATTGCCATGGACAACCTGATTACCGGCGACCTGGCTAATATCGAGCACCTGTTTGGCCGCGAGGACTTCGAATTCCACCACGCCGACGTGTCGAAGTTTGTATTCGTGCCCGGTAAGCTGGATTACATCCTGCACTTCGCCTCGCCCGCCTCGCCCATCGACTACCTCAAAATTCCGATTCAGACCCTGAAGGTGGGCTCGCTCGGCACGCACAACTTGCTGGGTCTGGCCCGCGTGAAAGGCGCCCGGATGCTGATTGCCAGCACCTCGGAAGTGTACGGCGACCCGGAAATTCATCCTCAGGTCGAGGAGTACTTTGGCAACGTAAACCCGGTGGGCCCACGCGGCTGCTACGACGAGGCCAAACGCTTCCAGGAAGCCATTACCATGGCTTACCATAACCACCACGGGCTGGAGACGCGCATCGTGCGCATCTTCAACACCTACGGCCCGCGTATGCGCTTGAACGACGGCCGCGTGTTGCCAGCATTCCTGTCGCAGGCCTTGCGTGGCGAGAACCTGACCGTGTTCGGTGATGGTTCACAGACGCGCTCCTTCTGCTATGTAGATGACCTGATTGAAGGCATCTACCGTCTGCTGCTGAGCGACTACGCGCTGCCCGTGAACATTGGCAACCCCGATGAAATCACCATTAAAGAGTTCGGCGAAGAAATTGCCCGCCTGATGGGTGTAGAGTTCAAGCCTACCTACCAGGAGTTGCCCCAAAATGACCCGATGAAGCGCAAGCCCGACATCACCAAGGCCAAGGAAATCCTGGGCTGGGAGCCGCAGGTTGACCGTGCTGAAGGACTTCGTCGCACCCTGGAGTATTTCAAAGAACACGTACAGGTAACCGCTGCTGGTCAGGTCGATAACACGCCGCGTACGTTCTAA
- a CDS encoding UDP-glucose dehydrogenase family protein, which yields MKIAVVGTGYVGLVTGTCFAEVGIDVTCIDIDQKKIDNLHKGILPIYEPGLEEMVSRNVEKGRLHFSTSLAEGIKDADVAFIAVGTPPGEDGSADLKYVLAVARGIGENMNSYGVIVTKSTVPVGTAAKVRAEIEQALAKRGAAIEFDVASNPEFLKEGAAIDDFLKPDRIVVGVSSERAEEVMSKLYKPFLLNGHPIIFMDIPSAEMTKYAANSMLATKISFMNDIANLCEIMGADVNMVRKGIGSDARIGTKFIYPGIGYGGSCFPKDVKALIKTAAENGYQMQVLQAVESVNEAQKEVLFEKVSKHFGGDLKGKKMAVWGLSFKPKTDDMREAPSLVIIEKLLDAGCTVSAYDPVAMEEAKHSLGDRITYAKDEFAALIDADALLVVTEWPDFRSPNFDVVARLMKQKTIFDGRNIYDAKELHEAGFTYHCIGIKTDHKEPVA from the coding sequence AAATCGCAGTAGTAGGTACCGGCTATGTAGGGCTGGTTACCGGCACGTGCTTCGCCGAGGTCGGAATTGATGTCACCTGCATCGATATCGACCAGAAGAAAATTGATAACCTGCACAAGGGTATCCTGCCCATCTATGAGCCCGGACTGGAGGAAATGGTGAGCCGCAACGTCGAAAAAGGCCGTCTGCACTTCTCCACTAGCCTAGCTGAGGGTATCAAAGACGCCGACGTGGCTTTTATTGCCGTGGGCACGCCTCCCGGTGAAGACGGCTCGGCTGATTTGAAATACGTGCTGGCCGTGGCCCGCGGCATCGGCGAAAACATGAACAGCTACGGCGTTATCGTGACCAAGAGCACGGTGCCGGTGGGCACGGCAGCCAAGGTGCGTGCTGAAATCGAGCAGGCCCTGGCTAAGCGCGGTGCCGCCATTGAGTTCGACGTGGCCTCCAACCCCGAGTTCCTCAAAGAGGGCGCTGCCATCGACGACTTCCTCAAGCCCGACCGTATCGTGGTAGGGGTATCTTCGGAACGTGCCGAGGAAGTAATGAGCAAGCTCTACAAGCCTTTCCTGCTCAACGGCCACCCGATTATCTTCATGGATATCCCGTCGGCGGAAATGACGAAATACGCAGCCAACTCCATGCTGGCGACCAAGATTTCGTTTATGAACGACATTGCTAACCTCTGCGAAATCATGGGTGCTGACGTGAACATGGTGCGCAAAGGTATCGGCTCCGACGCCCGTATCGGTACTAAGTTCATCTATCCCGGTATCGGATACGGTGGTTCCTGCTTTCCCAAAGATGTAAAAGCCCTCATCAAGACGGCCGCCGAAAACGGCTACCAGATGCAGGTGCTCCAGGCCGTGGAAAGCGTGAACGAAGCTCAGAAGGAAGTCCTGTTCGAGAAAGTGTCCAAGCACTTTGGTGGCGACCTGAAAGGCAAGAAAATGGCCGTATGGGGCCTCTCGTTCAAACCCAAAACCGACGACATGCGTGAAGCGCCTTCGCTGGTTATCATTGAGAAGCTGCTCGATGCTGGTTGCACCGTATCGGCTTACGACCCGGTAGCTATGGAAGAAGCCAAGCACTCGCTTGGCGACCGTATCACCTACGCCAAGGATGAATTCGCAGCCCTAATTGATGCCGACGCCCTGTTGGTCGTAACCGAGTGGCCCGATTTCCGCTCGCCCAACTTCGACGTGGTAGCTCGCCTGATGAAGCAGAAGACTATCTTCGACGGCCGGAATATCTATGACGCCAAGGAATTGCACGAAGCTGGCTTCACCTACCACTGCATCGGTATCAAAACCGACCACAAAGAGCCAGTAGCTTAG
- a CDS encoding DegT/DnrJ/EryC1/StrS family aminotransferase, producing the protein MNINVTKSFLPPLEDYVEYLTGIWDRVHLTNAGPLVVELEKQLREYLGVKHLFFVNNGTIALQIAIKALELKGEVLTTPFSYVATTSSLVWEGCTPVFVDIDPETLCIDPTLLEAAITPRTVAIMATHVYGNPCDVEAIEAIAKRHNLRVIYDAAHAFGVTYKDNSVLNYGDISTLSFHATKLFHTVEGGAIVTDNDELAHKISYMRNFGHNGPEAFWGVGVNGKSSEFHAAMGLCVLPRVDELIRRRKEISERYDRLLADTPLARPRIHEHTRYNYSYYPTLLPSEEVLLQVRDALNARDITPRRYFYPSLNTLDYTNKQPAPVSESASVRALCLPLYYDLTDEQVDRVCAVIHESLAQLHQ; encoded by the coding sequence ATGAATATCAACGTCACAAAGTCCTTTTTGCCGCCGCTGGAAGACTATGTTGAATATCTCACCGGCATTTGGGACCGAGTACATCTGACCAACGCTGGCCCGCTGGTCGTGGAATTGGAAAAGCAGCTGCGAGAATACCTGGGGGTAAAGCACTTGTTTTTTGTCAATAATGGGACGATTGCGCTGCAGATTGCCATTAAGGCCCTGGAGCTCAAAGGCGAAGTACTGACGACTCCCTTTTCCTACGTCGCGACGACCTCTAGTCTGGTGTGGGAAGGATGCACGCCTGTTTTTGTGGATATTGACCCCGAAACGCTCTGCATTGATCCTACCTTGCTCGAAGCGGCCATTACGCCCCGCACTGTTGCTATCATGGCTACTCACGTGTATGGCAACCCCTGCGACGTAGAAGCCATCGAGGCCATCGCCAAGCGGCATAACCTTCGGGTAATTTACGACGCGGCTCATGCCTTCGGCGTGACGTACAAGGACAACTCAGTGTTGAACTACGGCGATATTTCGACGCTGAGCTTCCACGCTACCAAGCTGTTCCATACGGTAGAAGGCGGCGCTATCGTGACGGATAATGACGAGCTGGCGCACAAGATCAGCTACATGCGCAACTTCGGCCACAACGGACCCGAGGCCTTCTGGGGGGTAGGTGTGAATGGCAAAAGCTCCGAATTTCATGCTGCCATGGGCCTGTGCGTGCTGCCTCGCGTGGATGAGCTGATTCGGCGGCGTAAGGAAATTAGTGAGCGGTACGACCGGCTGCTGGCCGATACGCCCCTGGCGCGGCCGCGCATTCATGAGCACACGCGCTATAATTACTCATACTACCCCACCCTGCTGCCATCGGAAGAAGTGCTGCTCCAGGTGCGTGACGCCCTCAATGCCCGCGATATCACGCCCCGGCGTTATTTCTACCCCTCACTGAATACGCTGGACTACACCAACAAGCAGCCGGCGCCGGTATCGGAAAGTGCTTCGGTACGGGCCCTGTGTCTGCCGCTCTATTACGACCTGACCGATGAGCAGGTTGACCGGGTGTGCGCCGTTATCCACGAGTCATTAGCGCAGCTGCACCAGTAA
- a CDS encoding DUF6056 family protein, which yields MQVSDSAVSTSAPATTESRVRGGWLLALAAAVLPFLLLAYYNYPSIHDDYSNSNRIIRMGRLPFIRELYATWTGRYTELALKAYLDPLSYQQTTLLARVQPIAVILLLALAAFCFFRLLLQGARTSVVLACALLLTVMYLNGFEMAGAAFYWFGGYTSYTAGVIASLFAFAGMVGIHRYQGRVAIQLLSLISAASFSILAIGAYDVSMMAICWVLGSAVAISWLFKHSAKWWYVALFALAMIGAFVAVTAPGNQVRAAMAGRDLGQVLKSPQAIVIIVKSIYFALTQSISWANSLLLLLGSVLLAGLLTRVRETVVFNLGRLHPLMLGLWLLAGLGAMIFPSILVYQTVWPHSWQCVYFFFLMGWVWLLATVFARYSAHSEVLRALSSPKGWRLTALAFFVLCFFGSTSNTHMAYLDVAAKAPEHYARVRQREQRLKDEAARGVQISEMRPLYSNEDAYRAPSVLYTYDFNNDDAAQYAIYYGVDSVVIKPNPYHP from the coding sequence ATGCAAGTTTCTGACAGTGCAGTCAGTACGAGTGCGCCCGCAACAACTGAGTCGCGGGTGCGTGGTGGCTGGCTCCTGGCTCTGGCCGCGGCGGTGTTGCCGTTTTTGCTGCTGGCTTATTACAACTACCCCAGCATCCACGACGACTACTCCAACTCCAACCGCATCATTCGGATGGGGCGGCTGCCGTTTATCCGTGAACTGTATGCCACCTGGACCGGCCGCTATACGGAGCTTGCTCTAAAAGCGTATCTGGACCCGTTGTCGTACCAACAGACCACGCTGCTGGCCCGGGTACAGCCTATTGCCGTTATTCTGCTCCTGGCCCTGGCGGCTTTCTGCTTTTTCCGCTTGTTGCTGCAGGGTGCCCGCACGTCAGTGGTGTTGGCCTGTGCCCTGCTGCTAACGGTTATGTACCTGAATGGCTTTGAAATGGCCGGCGCCGCCTTCTACTGGTTTGGCGGATACACTTCCTACACGGCCGGTGTAATTGCCAGCTTGTTTGCTTTTGCGGGCATGGTGGGAATTCACCGCTACCAGGGCCGGGTGGCTATACAGCTCCTGAGCCTGATTAGCGCGGCCAGCTTCAGCATTCTGGCCATCGGAGCCTACGATGTGTCGATGATGGCTATTTGCTGGGTATTGGGCAGTGCCGTAGCTATATCCTGGTTGTTCAAGCACTCGGCTAAGTGGTGGTACGTAGCTTTGTTTGCCTTGGCTATGATTGGGGCCTTTGTTGCCGTAACGGCACCCGGCAACCAGGTGCGCGCGGCTATGGCCGGTCGGGACCTGGGCCAGGTGCTAAAGAGCCCCCAGGCCATTGTTATCATTGTCAAGAGCATCTATTTCGCTCTTACCCAAAGCATTTCCTGGGCCAATAGCCTACTGCTGCTGCTCGGTAGCGTGCTGCTGGCCGGCCTGCTGACGCGTGTGCGGGAAACGGTGGTATTCAATCTAGGTCGGCTGCACCCGCTGATGCTGGGCCTGTGGCTGCTGGCTGGGTTAGGGGCTATGATTTTTCCCTCGATCCTGGTCTACCAAACGGTGTGGCCCCATAGCTGGCAGTGTGTTTACTTCTTTTTTCTGATGGGGTGGGTGTGGCTGCTAGCCACAGTGTTTGCCCGTTATAGTGCCCACTCAGAAGTGCTGCGCGCCCTGAGCAGTCCTAAAGGTTGGCGCCTGACGGCCTTGGCTTTCTTTGTCCTGTGCTTTTTTGGCAGCACTAGCAACACCCACATGGCTTACCTAGACGTAGCAGCCAAAGCACCTGAGCACTACGCCCGGGTACGGCAGCGTGAACAGCGGCTCAAGGATGAAGCGGCACGCGGCGTGCAAATCTCAGAGATGCGCCCTTTGTACAGCAACGAGGATGCCTACCGGGCTCCGAGTGTGCTGTACACCTACGATTTCAATAACGACGACGCGGCCCAGTACGCCATTTACTATGGGGTTGACAGCGTGGTTATCAAGCCTAACCCTTACCATCCGTAA
- a CDS encoding sugar 3,4-ketoisomerase has product MQKPHLIEFPKLGASDIGYISVGEANGLIPFTVERTFWTYFTPESIVRGRHAHHATEQVLIAVAGRIIVTTEMPDGEVQTFVLESPHVGVYVPPNAWHTMQYSHTAVQLVFASTRYNEQDYIRKYENFREVWGSK; this is encoded by the coding sequence ATGCAAAAGCCGCATTTAATCGAGTTTCCCAAGCTGGGCGCTTCCGACATTGGATATATTTCCGTGGGGGAAGCCAATGGTCTGATTCCATTCACGGTAGAACGCACGTTCTGGACGTATTTCACGCCCGAGAGCATCGTGCGCGGACGCCACGCCCACCACGCTACCGAGCAGGTACTGATTGCTGTGGCTGGCCGCATCATCGTGACGACGGAAATGCCCGACGGGGAAGTACAAACCTTCGTGCTCGAGTCGCCGCACGTGGGGGTGTACGTACCCCCGAATGCCTGGCATACCATGCAGTACTCGCACACGGCCGTACAGCTGGTGTTTGCCTCGACGCGGTACAATGAGCAGGACTACATCCGGAAATACGAAAACTTCCGCGAGGTATGGGGTTCCAAGTAA
- a CDS encoding ABC transporter ATP-binding protein, whose product MSSILYYLTAAERRKVVWMFFLLILASLLDVVGLAALVPVMMVAAEPGGIHKNKYFDWLFQALNFESERSFLLVLIVAILVFFLLKNAFSVWINHLQTKFTAEVGLAIVRTQLDKYLNFPFWHFNDLGSASLINSSLQVPSTYVNMIIRPLFIFFAELTVVLVIVVGILVYQPLLLVILVFVLLPTTFLTYRSMRARSQIIGNRINELNPISISTITDLFTGFVELRLADKQTRFRNKLLDSQKEIRKLDAEAYLYTLLPLRIIEMVAIFGVLTIFMYALFVADESTSLITLVGLFAAAAYRLMPSVNRMLMSMVQLKQSQYTIENLESFREEEYDQKLSPNQQPLEFHESIAFQNVSFTFPNGEAPVLRGISLKVKKGEKIGFIGSSGSGKTTLMNILLRFYTEQQGHILVDGRPLTPQHLKAWHSIIGYVKQDTFLMQASIRDNITLGDPQVDEDRLHYAIEQASLQGFVQNLPDGLDTFIGERGSKLSGGQRQRIGIARALYKRTEILVLDEATSALDNETEREVNEAINKLSKTEITILIIAHRITTLRECDRIYELGQGEIVAQHQYAELAQSIV is encoded by the coding sequence GTGTCGAGCATCCTATACTACCTCACTGCGGCGGAGCGGCGGAAGGTAGTGTGGATGTTTTTCCTGCTCATATTAGCTTCCCTGCTGGACGTTGTGGGCCTCGCGGCTCTGGTGCCGGTTATGATGGTAGCAGCGGAGCCCGGTGGTATTCATAAGAACAAGTATTTCGACTGGCTATTTCAGGCCCTGAATTTTGAGTCGGAACGGTCCTTTTTGCTAGTTCTGATCGTCGCTATTCTGGTATTCTTTCTGCTAAAGAATGCCTTTTCAGTATGGATCAACCACTTGCAAACCAAGTTTACGGCAGAAGTGGGCCTGGCCATCGTGCGAACTCAGTTGGATAAGTACCTGAACTTTCCGTTTTGGCACTTCAACGACCTTGGTTCTGCGAGCCTGATCAATAGTTCTCTGCAGGTGCCGAGTACTTACGTGAACATGATTATCCGGCCATTGTTCATCTTCTTTGCCGAATTGACAGTAGTGCTGGTTATTGTAGTGGGTATCCTGGTGTATCAGCCGCTGCTGCTGGTTATTCTGGTGTTTGTGCTGCTGCCGACTACCTTCCTGACTTACCGCTCCATGCGGGCCCGCTCACAGATAATCGGTAACCGGATCAATGAACTCAACCCTATTTCCATCTCCACAATTACCGACCTGTTTACCGGCTTTGTGGAACTGCGCCTAGCTGATAAGCAAACCCGCTTCCGGAACAAGCTGCTCGATAGCCAGAAGGAGATTCGTAAGCTCGACGCCGAGGCGTATCTGTACACATTGTTGCCCCTGCGTATTATCGAGATGGTCGCCATATTCGGGGTGCTGACCATCTTTATGTATGCCCTCTTCGTGGCTGATGAGTCTACCAGTCTGATTACGTTGGTGGGCTTGTTTGCTGCCGCGGCTTACCGCCTGATGCCATCCGTCAACCGTATGCTCATGTCGATGGTGCAGCTTAAGCAGAGCCAGTACACAATAGAAAACCTGGAAAGCTTCCGCGAAGAGGAGTATGATCAGAAGCTGAGTCCTAACCAGCAACCCCTGGAATTCCACGAATCCATTGCCTTTCAGAACGTTTCTTTCACTTTTCCCAACGGTGAGGCCCCGGTACTGCGCGGAATTTCGCTGAAAGTTAAGAAAGGGGAGAAGATCGGCTTTATCGGTAGTTCAGGTTCGGGTAAGACCACGCTGATGAACATCTTGCTGCGTTTCTACACCGAACAGCAAGGCCACATTCTCGTCGATGGCCGCCCGCTCACTCCCCAGCACCTGAAGGCCTGGCACAGCATCATCGGCTACGTAAAGCAGGATACGTTCCTGATGCAGGCCTCTATCCGGGACAATATCACGCTGGGCGACCCACAGGTAGACGAAGACCGCCTGCACTACGCCATTGAGCAGGCCTCGCTGCAAGGCTTCGTTCAGAACCTGCCCGACGGCCTAGATACCTTTATCGGGGAGCGGGGTTCCAAGCTTTCCGGGGGGCAGCGCCAGCGGATCGGGATTGCCCGGGCCTTGTATAAGCGCACTGAAATCTTGGTGCTGGATGAGGCAACCAGCGCCCTCGACAACGAAACAGAGCGGGAAGTAAACGAGGCTATCAACAAGCTGTCGAAAACCGAAATCACCATTCTCATTATTGCCCACCGCATTACTACACTACGGGAATGCGACCGGATCTACGAACTGGGTCAGGGAGAGATTGTGGCGCAACATCAGTACGCCGAACTGGCGCAAAGCATCGTATAA
- a CDS encoding glycosyltransferase family 2 protein, with the protein MPKLSVIIPCYFNEGNIPVTAQALIANEAGFPAGVTFEYVMVDDGSGDNTVRELLRFRDQYPDRVQVVELVSNVGSYNAIVAGMAHATGDCMAIITADMQDPPELMVQMYDYWLKGFKLVIGNRQDREETGLQKWFANLFHKTMKKVALSNIPDGGFDFVFFDRQVCDEVVRLQERNSNIFYLMVWLGFTYVNIPYVRRKREIGKSRWTLQKKIKLFIDSILSFSFFPIRLISILGMMLGGVAMLYGLYILAMKVLGNISAAGWTTLMVVVLFVSAFQMIALGIIGEYVWRGLDAARQRPLYVVKNVYRDTTGHA; encoded by the coding sequence ATGCCCAAGCTCTCAGTTATTATTCCCTGTTACTTTAACGAAGGCAACATTCCGGTAACCGCTCAGGCTCTGATTGCCAACGAAGCGGGCTTTCCGGCCGGGGTAACCTTCGAATACGTAATGGTTGATGATGGCTCCGGCGACAACACCGTGCGGGAACTGCTGCGGTTTCGTGACCAGTACCCCGACCGGGTTCAAGTAGTTGAGCTGGTCAGCAACGTCGGCTCTTACAATGCTATTGTTGCCGGCATGGCCCACGCCACCGGCGACTGTATGGCCATCATCACGGCCGATATGCAGGACCCGCCGGAGCTGATGGTGCAGATGTACGACTACTGGCTGAAGGGCTTTAAACTCGTTATCGGCAACCGCCAGGACCGCGAAGAAACCGGCCTGCAAAAGTGGTTTGCCAACCTGTTTCACAAGACGATGAAGAAAGTGGCCCTGTCTAACATTCCAGACGGTGGCTTCGACTTCGTGTTCTTCGACCGGCAGGTGTGCGACGAAGTAGTACGCCTGCAGGAGCGCAACAGCAACATTTTCTACCTGATGGTGTGGCTGGGCTTCACCTATGTGAATATCCCCTACGTACGCCGCAAGCGTGAAATCGGGAAGTCGCGCTGGACGCTGCAGAAGAAAATCAAGCTCTTTATCGACTCGATTCTGTCGTTCTCCTTTTTCCCTATCCGCCTGATTTCCATTTTGGGCATGATGCTGGGCGGGGTAGCAATGCTGTATGGGCTCTACATTTTGGCTATGAAGGTACTAGGCAATATCAGCGCCGCTGGCTGGACTACCTTGATGGTAGTCGTGCTGTTTGTATCCGCCTTTCAGATGATAGCTCTAGGCATTATTGGTGAATACGTATGGCGTGGCTTAGATGCTGCCCGCCAGCGGCCCTTGTACGTAGTCAAAAATGTGTACCGTGACACGACGGGCCATGCCTAA
- a CDS encoding acyltransferase family protein: MQIQTASSAPPAVNRFSPNLEAVRGFAALLVVWSHAVSFPLTLDPGYTVTGFFSYLAPSHFSVLVFFVLSGYVIGLTNRRALTAATIKDYLRKRGTRLYPIYFVCMLLAVLVGGTAAYSGRTILGNFTFLQILLTPVIAENAPAWSLHFEVIYYLLFIPISYLGLHPLLMMGGAFAVGMLNLWLFPTNPLLSSYSFGFSFWLAGLTLAFYADKFSYRQPSYQQLLAVLLLFVSLRGFDAPETLLRKIVDATVGSHLHYIGGDNFTSIISFYDYAWLPYAVASIVLFAHKSFRYQRIFMTGLFVLPGLTWLHIYETRAALNVSLYGLSSLFYVLALLTYFIESKWVEPVAQAFIGVFIRVGSISYGLYIVHFPLLMLMARLDFFTGSALTFWVRFAGLLGVSFLGAYWLERKFQPWVKAHFTG, translated from the coding sequence ATGCAAATACAAACTGCCTCTTCCGCGCCGCCTGCCGTCAATAGGTTTAGTCCCAACCTGGAAGCAGTTCGCGGTTTTGCTGCTCTGCTGGTTGTGTGGAGCCACGCCGTCAGCTTTCCCCTGACGCTCGACCCAGGCTACACAGTTACGGGCTTCTTTTCTTATCTGGCTCCCTCGCATTTCAGCGTGCTGGTGTTTTTTGTGCTGTCGGGCTACGTCATTGGGCTAACGAATCGGCGGGCCCTAACCGCGGCAACTATCAAGGACTATCTGCGGAAGCGAGGTACTCGTCTCTATCCGATTTATTTCGTGTGCATGTTGCTGGCCGTACTGGTGGGTGGCACGGCAGCTTATTCCGGGCGCACGATACTCGGCAATTTTACCTTTCTACAGATTCTGCTTACCCCGGTTATTGCCGAAAACGCCCCCGCCTGGTCGTTGCATTTCGAGGTAATCTATTACTTGTTGTTTATCCCGATTTCCTATTTAGGGCTCCACCCACTCTTGATGATGGGTGGCGCGTTTGCGGTAGGCATGCTAAACCTGTGGCTGTTTCCAACCAACCCGCTACTGTCGTCCTACAGTTTCGGGTTTTCCTTTTGGTTGGCGGGGCTCACGCTGGCCTTCTACGCCGATAAGTTCTCGTACCGCCAACCCTCGTACCAACAGCTGTTGGCGGTCTTGCTGTTGTTTGTCAGCTTGCGCGGTTTCGACGCGCCCGAAACGTTACTGCGCAAAATCGTGGATGCCACAGTTGGCTCGCACCTACACTACATCGGTGGCGACAACTTTACGAGTATCATTTCATTTTATGATTATGCCTGGCTGCCCTACGCAGTGGCAAGTATTGTTCTGTTTGCGCACAAGTCCTTCCGGTACCAACGGATCTTCATGACCGGGTTGTTTGTACTGCCTGGACTTACGTGGTTGCATATCTACGAAACACGAGCCGCGCTGAATGTGAGTTTGTACGGCCTCTCTAGCCTTTTTTACGTGCTGGCTTTGCTGACGTATTTCATCGAGAGTAAATGGGTAGAACCGGTGGCTCAAGCCTTCATTGGGGTGTTCATCCGGGTGGGCAGCATTTCCTATGGTCTATATATTGTCCATTTCCCCTTGCTGATGCTTATGGCCCGCCTCGACTTCTTTACGGGTTCAGCTCTGACCTTCTGGGTAAGATTTGCCGGCTTGCTAGGGGTATCTTTCCTAGGGGCGTATTGGCTAGAAAGGAAGTTTCAGCCTTGGGTTAAAGCGCACTTTACTGGCTAA
- a CDS encoding DegT/DnrJ/EryC1/StrS family aminotransferase: MKVPFLSFTPQNQAVRTQVLDAMSQVFDSQWYVLGEAVKQFEAEYARFSTTTECIGVANGLDALHLALKALDVKEGDEVIVPSNTYIATWLAISFVGATPIPVEPNPTTYNLDPARLEAAITPRTRAIMPVHLYGQACEMDEIMAIAKRHNLYVVEDNAQSQGATYNGGITGSFGDVNATSFYPGKNLGALGDAGAVTTNDAELAKKVRTLRNYGSQQKYYNEVIGHNSRLDELQAAVLSAKLPMLMEWTGQRQEVAALYDQHLAGIADLHLPAVAAGATHVYHLYVVRTTQRDELQKYLTEQGIGTLIHYPIPPHLQEAYRFMNFQAGAFPIAEELAKTCLSLPMWPGMTQEHVELVSNHIRTFLTR; this comes from the coding sequence ATGAAAGTTCCTTTTCTCTCCTTTACTCCCCAAAATCAGGCCGTCCGCACCCAAGTTCTGGACGCTATGAGCCAGGTATTCGATTCGCAGTGGTACGTGCTGGGCGAGGCCGTGAAGCAGTTCGAGGCCGAGTACGCCCGCTTCTCCACTACCACCGAGTGCATCGGGGTGGCCAATGGTCTGGATGCCTTGCATCTGGCTCTGAAAGCCCTCGACGTGAAGGAGGGTGACGAGGTAATCGTACCGTCCAACACCTACATTGCGACTTGGCTGGCTATTTCCTTCGTGGGTGCGACGCCCATTCCGGTAGAGCCTAACCCGACCACCTACAACCTCGATCCAGCCCGTCTGGAAGCGGCTATTACGCCTCGCACCCGCGCCATAATGCCGGTGCACCTCTACGGTCAGGCCTGCGAAATGGACGAAATCATGGCCATTGCCAAGCGCCACAATCTGTACGTGGTGGAGGACAATGCCCAGTCGCAGGGAGCTACCTACAACGGCGGCATTACCGGCAGCTTCGGCGACGTGAATGCCACGAGCTTTTACCCTGGCAAAAACCTGGGTGCTCTCGGCGACGCCGGGGCCGTGACAACCAACGATGCTGAACTGGCCAAGAAAGTGCGTACTCTGCGCAACTACGGCTCCCAGCAGAAGTACTACAACGAGGTTATCGGCCACAACTCCCGCCTCGATGAACTGCAGGCTGCTGTGCTCAGCGCCAAGCTACCTATGCTTATGGAATGGACCGGGCAACGCCAGGAAGTAGCCGCGCTCTACGACCAGCACCTGGCCGGCATTGCCGATCTGCACCTGCCGGCAGTGGCTGCGGGCGCTACGCACGTGTATCACCTGTACGTGGTGCGCACCACTCAGCGCGATGAGCTCCAGAAATACCTGACGGAGCAGGGCATCGGTACGTTGATTCACTACCCGATTCCGCCCCACTTGCAGGAAGCCTACCGTTTCATGAACTTCCAGGCCGGCGCTTTCCCTATTGCCGAGGAACTGGCCAAAACCTGTCTGAGCCTGCCTATGTGGCCCGGTATGACGCAGGAGCACGTGGAGTTGGTGAGCAACCACATTCGCACTTTCCTGACCCGCTAG